In Gammaproteobacteria bacterium, a single window of DNA contains:
- a CDS encoding hypothetical protein (Evidence 5 : Unknown function), protein MATIEGNASVMNPADRRNNTFFRLTAYSLGVDNKGADAAITKIAIGKILLKDLNGNLITSGFTGVNSSSDDPIVSTDGVSNNRTIVEGGVGWVSENTGHPPWIEIALAGNRKISAYQIVAKQDTPPDDSCNDLVKWKLERLSPENAQWEIIDVKDIRTQRNFLTEVSGHDIPVHSFPETPAPTGYTPVLNYDGQIPFKPIGLRATSISKSEVVLKWSSTSDPRATTYKIYRGEVGKQPILISTVAPIYLSTNLRVG, encoded by the coding sequence ATGGCTACTATTGAAGGTAACGCCTCTGTAATGAATCCAGCTGATCGCAGAAATAATACGTTCTTTCGGCTGACGGCATATAGTTTAGGGGTTGATAACAAAGGTGCCGATGCTGCTATTACAAAAATAGCCATCGGTAAAATCCTTTTGAAGGATTTGAACGGTAATCTCATTACTTCCGGGTTCACTGGGGTGAACTCCTCGTCGGATGATCCGATTGTTTCCACGGATGGCGTCAGTAACAATCGTACTATCGTCGAGGGTGGTGTTGGGTGGGTATCGGAAAATACGGGTCATCCACCTTGGATTGAAATCGCCCTCGCAGGTAATCGAAAGATTTCCGCCTACCAAATCGTAGCGAAGCAGGATACGCCGCCTGATGATTCTTGCAATGATCTGGTTAAATGGAAGCTGGAACGCCTGTCGCCAGAAAATGCTCAATGGGAAATTATCGATGTAAAAGATATTCGGACACAACGCAATTTCTTAACGGAAGTATCCGGGCATGATATTCCTGTTCATAGTTTTCCGGAGACTCCTGCCCCTACTGGTTACACCCCAGTCTTGAATTATGATGGCCAAATTCCATTTAAGCCGATAGGTCTGCGTGCGACATCCATTTCAAAATCTGAAGTCGTACTCAAATGGTCGAGCACATCAGATCCACGGGCGACTACCTATAAGATCTATCGCGGGGAGGTCGGAAAACAACCAATACTTATCAGTACTGTTGCACCAATTTATCTTAGTACTAA